From Spirochaetaceae bacterium:
TGAACTCCTCGAAGATCACCTCGTCCATGCGGCTGCCGGTCTCGATCAGGGCGGTGGCGACAATGGTCAGGCTGCCGCCGTGCTCGACGTTGCGCGCCGCGCCGAAGAACCGCTTCGGCTTGTGCAGGGCGTTGGAATCCACGCCGCCGGACAGAATCTTGCCGGAGGTGGGCACGGTCTGGTTGTAGGCGCGCGCCAGCCGGGTAATCGAGTCGAGCAGAATCACCACGTCCTTGCCGTGCTCCACCAGCCGCTTGGCCTTCTCGATCACCATCTCGGCCACCTGCACGTGGCGGGTGGCCTGCTCGTCGAACGTGGACGACACCACCTCGCCCTGCACGTTGCGCTGCATGTCGGTCACTTCCTCGGGCCGCTCGTCGATCAGCAGCACGATCAGGAAGATGCCGGGGTCGTTCTCGGTGATGGCGTTGGCGATGCGCTGCATGATGACCGTCTTGCCGGCACGCGGCGGCGACACGATCAGGCCGCGCTGGCCCTTGCCGATCGGGCAGAACAGGTTGATCATGCGCGTGGCCGGCTCGCCGCTCTTGGTCTCCATGTTGATCCGCTCCTGCGGATACAGCGGGGTCAGGCTCTCGAACGGGATGCGCGTCTGGGCGACCGACGGCTCGTCGAAGTTCACCCGCTCCACGCGCAGCATGGCAAAGAACCGTTCCTGCTCCTTCGGCGAACGGATCTGCCCGGACACGGTGTCTCCCGTCTTCAGGTTGAACAGGCGGATCTGCGACGGCGATATGTAGATGTCGTCCGGCCCCGGCAGGTAGCTGTAGTTGGGCGAGCGCAGAAACCCGTAGCCGTCGGGCAGAATCTCCAGGGCGCCGTGCGCGTAGATCACGCCATTGCGCTCGGTGTGCCGCTTCAGGATGGTGAAGATCAGCTCCTGCTTCTTCATCGACACCAGCATCTCCTGGTTGCAGCCGAGCTCCACCGCCATTTCGCGCAGCGCGGTGATCGGCTTCACCGACAGCTCGTTGATGTGCAGCTTTTCCTCGTCGCCGGTCAGCACTACCGGTTCCGGTTGCACGGCGCTCATCTGCGGCATGCCGCGGCCGCGGGAACGGCCGCGGCGGCGGCCCGAGGGCGGTCCATCGAGGTGGTTGCCGTCCATGTCGCGCCGTCCGCGCGAGCGGTCGGAACGCCCGCGCTCGTACTCCGGGCGCTCGTTCCCGGGCTGGCCGTTGCCGCCCGTGTCCTTCACCAGCTCCACGCGCAGGCGCCGCTTGCGGCCGCGCCGGGAGGGCCGTTCGCCGTTGCCTATCTCGGTGCGCCGCGGCGGCGGCGCCTCGTATTCCTCCGGCGGCGGCGCAGGACGCGCCCCGGGAGCCGCCGCGGCCGGCTCGGTCGAAGCGGCCGCCGGCGGGGCGGTTACGCCGTCGCCTTGGGATGGGTCATGCTGGTTTCCCACGCTGGAAGTCGAAACCTGGTCATCTGACATTGCGAGAACTCCGTGTGCCAAAGATGCACGTCGTACGAAACGCAGACGATGGTATGCCGTCGCTACGTCGTTTCTCGGGTTGAAGAGAGATTCGCTCAAGATGAGCGTGCCGGGACACTCCGCGCTAAGCACGAGCTTGTCCTCGGGAGAGGAGCACCGAATACCGGCGACAAGGCCCCGCGAGCGCCCGGTTCGGAACTAACCTTAATCCTCCGGCGGGCAAACGTCAATGGGGTGCGCCGTGCGAAATTCCTCCCGTGGCGCTCCTTGCCCAGCATGGCACGAACGGCCCTGCATGGCACGAACGCTCACCGGTCGGCGTCCGGCGCCACTTCGTGCCCGCTCAGCCGGTCGTGTATCAGCGCCTGCAACTCCTCCAGGCTGAGATCTCCCGCTTTCAAGCGATCTCCCTCGCCGCGCACCTCGGAGATCTGCTCCTCCAGTTCGCCAAGCGCGGCAAGCACGTCGCGCGCCCGCTCGGACGCGGAAGCGGCGAAGGCACGCAGCGCATCGGCATCGTTGTCCTCGTCGCGCAACAACGCCGCCGCGCGCTCGACCTGGTCTTCGAGCGGCGCGCGGACATGCTGCGAAAAGAAGATCAGAGACTCGTTGAGCGCCTCGATGATCCCGAGCCGGTGTTCGCGGCGCGCCAACTGGCCGGCGAGCTCGTGGCGATGCAGCACCGCGCGAATACGGGCGAGCACCTCCGAGAAGTTGAACGGCTTGGTGATGTAGTCGTCCACCCCCAACTCAAGCCCTTCGATGCGGTCCGCGATCTGGTCCATGGCGGTGAACATGATGATCGGCACGTGCCGGAAGGCGGCGTACTCCGGCGCGTTCTTGATGCGCTGCGTGACCTCCCAACCGGTCAGGCCGGGCATCATGTTGTCGAGCACGATGAGATCGGGCTTCACCTCGGGAAGCATGGCGAGCGCCTGCTCGCCACCGCTGGCCATCTCGACGTCGAAACCGAGCCGGGACAGCATGACCTCGAACAGTTCGAGATTGATCACCTCGTCGTCGACGATGAGGATGCGGGAAGTGGAAGAGTGGTCTGACATGATGGGAGATGCGCGGCATGTGCCGCGTTCCGGTTGCGGATCCTCTTACACTCGCGCCACGGATGTCAACGGCCGTGGCGCGGCGGACCGTACGGGCTGGGCGCGACGCTGCCAGCCGGACGCCCAGGCCTCGCTACCGGACCGTCCGGCCCGCCAACCGGACCGCCAGACCGGCCAGCAGTGCCCCGAGGCCGGCGCACAACGCCGCCACGCCGAACCAGTCGCCCCAGCGCGTGTACACGGTGGCGGGGCCGTCAACCACCGGCACGGTGCCGATCAGGTAGTCCGCGGTGAACGGCTCCAGCATGCCCGTGATCAGCCCGTCCGGATCGATCGTGACCGTCATGCCGCCGTTCGTCGAGCGCACCACCGAGCGGCGGTTCTCGACCGCCCGGAACACGCCCATCATCATGTGCTGCATCTCGGCGGGCACCGAGAACGACCACGAGTCGTTGGTCATGTTGACCAGCACCTGCGCGCCATGACGCACGAATTCGCGTCCCAGGTAGCCGAACGTGTCCTCGAAGCAGATCGGCGTGGAGAAGCGCACGCCGCGCTCGCCGGCCATGCCGGAGTCGAACACGACGTACTCGGTGCCCTGCTTCCAGAAATGGGTGTCCGCGTCCTTCAGCCACTGGTAAATGCCGGGCAACTGCTCCTTGAAGGGGAAGCTCTCGGTAAACGGCACCAGGCGGATCTTGCGGTAGGTGTCGACGATTTCGCCCTTCTTGAACAGGATCGCGGCGTTGTAGTCCACCCGCACCTCACCCTCGTCGGTGCGTTCCAACTGCCCGTCGTCGTTGCCCACCACGAACGGCACGGTCTGCCGGTCGAGGTAGGTGCGCAGGCGCTTTACGAGGGCGAACCGGCGCGGATCGCGGCGATGACGCGTGTGCCAGTCGATGCCGGGCACGAACGAGGTTTCCGACCAGATCACGATCTCGGGATCTTCCCGCAACGCCTCGTCGCTGAGGCGCAACAGGACCTCCAGCGACTTCTCGTAGGCGTAGAATCCGCCGCGCCACGGGTCGATGTTCTGCTGCACCAGCGCCACGCGCCACTGCCGTTCGGCCTCGTAGTCGTTGCGCGCGGCCGCGCCGTACGCCACGTTGGCCGCCATCAGCACCGCCCAGCACACCACCGGTATGCGCTGCTCGCGCCAGAAGCGCGCCAGCGTGAGGCGCCGCCAGGGAGCCGAACGCGCGTCGAGCGCGTGCGCCAGCAGGCGGGCCACCAATGCGGAGGCCGCCACCACCAGCAGCGACACTCCCCATACGCCGGCGACGCCGGCAATCTGGATGAAATCCACCCATCGATACTGGGTGTAGCCCATGGTGCCGTAGCTGTAGCCCAGAAAGCCCAGGCTCTTGACCAGCTCGTAGCCTACCCAGAGCAGCACCTGCACCAGGTAGCCGTAGCGCGGGAACAGGTGATCGGCCAGCTTCAACAGCGGAAACAGGATCACCAGGTAGCCCATGTACACCACCGGCACGATGATGATCGCCAGCGGGTGGAAGGTGGCCAGCCAGTAATTGTACAGCGCGTAGCTTACGTAACCGTACAGGGCGCCGTACAACACCACCTGCAGCCAGCCGGCGCGGCGCAGCACCAGGAACACGGGCGCGACGGCGATGAAGGCCAGCGCGCCCCAACCCCACTCCGACGCCACGCTCGGATGGGCGAGCGCGAACAGCACGGCCGACAACAGCAGCAGGCCCACCTCGCCGGCGGTGGTGCGCAGCAGGCGAACCAGCGCGGACGCGAAGCCGGCTGCAGGACCGGGTGCGGAGGGGGTCGACACGAGATTCAGCAGACCACGCGGCCGGCCACCGCGATGCGTTACCGGAGAACTGCCGATCGCGCTAATCGCGGATCTGCCACGCCCGCTTCTTGAGTTCCTGGCCGGGCCGGAAGGCCACCACGCCGTGGTCTCCCACCTCGACCGATGCGCCGGTCTTCGGGTTGCGCGCCTTGCGTCCCTTGCGTACGCGGATCTCGAACGTCCCGAACCCGCGCAGCTCGATGGTCTGCCGGTCGAACAAACCCGCCTTGACCGCGTCGAAGAACAGCCCGAGCACCTGGTGGATGTGCTTCTTGCTGATGTCGACCTCGGGATGGATCATCTCGATGATCTCGGCCTTGGTCAGCTTGCCGTCGTGCCCCACTCAGCTCTCCATACCCGGCGCGTGTGCGCGCACTTCGGCACCACTCTCAGGAAGCGAGCTTGCCGGCCACGAGCCGTTGCAGACGACGCTTGCGCCGGGCCGCGGTGTTGCGCTTCAGCACACCCTTCGAAACGGCGCGATCCAACTGCCGGGTAACCGCCGTCATCTGTTCCGCGGTGACGCTCTCGTCGGCTACCGCTTCGCGCAGGGTGCGGATGGTCGTGCGCACACGACTGAGCGCAGCGCGATTGCGCATCCGCCGCTTCTGGTTCTGCCGCTGCCGCTTGGCCGCGGAAATGCTGCTTGGCAACAGTGCCTCCTCGGAGTACGCCGACAGCGCAGGTGCCAGGCCGCCGGTCCGCCGCCTAAACTACTGTACGCGCGAGGCATAGTCAATCCGCCGAGTGGCAGGCACTGCTACGGCAGTGCGCCGGTTGCGGGAGGTTGACGCGGTGTTCCGCATCGCGAGCAGCCCCGCTCGGCTCGGGAGTCGTGCAGAGCGTGTGCGAGAGCGGGTCGCCCAGCAGTCGCCCCGCCGATGAACATATAGCGGACACACTGTATACATATATGACGTGTCATATATGAATTAGACATGCTGTACGGCCAATATCGCTATCGTTTATTGATTTATGGTAGACTCTGGCTGCCGCCCCGAGTATCATCCTGAGCCATGAGAGAGTTGTTCACAATCACATGCTCGCCCCAGCCAGGGCCGGCCATGCCGGGACCGCACGGTCGGCTCCGGACCGGCCTGCCGGTCGCGGTCGGGTTGGGTCTCCTGCTGCTCGCACTCGCGGGGCTCACGGGGTGCACGCAGGCGTCTCCTCCCCTGTCCAGCTCGCAGGAACCGGTAGCAGACCCCGGCATCGCCACCGCCGGCGAGACTCCCGAGCCTCCCGTTGACGGCGACACGACGCAGACGGACACGACGCAGGCGGACACGGCGCAGACGGAAACGCCAGTGCCGGTGCCGCGGGTGTCCATCAAGGCACTCGTCAAGTACGTGACCGTGGGGGGCGTGCTGCGGTTCAGGATGACCGCGGACCCGGCGCCCAGCGCTCCCCTGACGGTCAACTTGATGTGGTCCGATCGGATACGCGTCCTCGCAACACCTCCGTGGACGGTCACAATCCCCGTCTCCGGGACGGCCGACTTTTCGACAGCCACCCGCGCCACCGCCGTCATCGGCGACCGCGGGCATGACGACACCGCACCGGTGCATGTCTTTGTCGGGGAGGGCACGGGCTACACGGGCGCGAACACGGGGGTGGGCGTCACCGTACGGGGAAAAACGGCCTATTCGCTGGTGAGCCTCACGGCACACCCTTTGCTCTTGTACGAGGGCGAACCCGTGACGATTACGGTGACGTCGGATCCGCCGCCCGTGTTCCCCATCACGGTCAAACTGAATTGGCTGGAAGCCCACCGATTCGCTGAAACCCCTCCGCAAACGGTCAAGGTTCCCGCCTCCGGGACGGCTTCGTTTGCGTTGGCCACAAAGAATGACCTCGTCGACAACTATGGTGATGCTTCCATCGTAGGTGTCTCGATCGATCGTCGTAGCGGTTACGGTCTCGGCTGGCCGCTTACGGCGACGGTCGTCGTGGTAGACGACGAGTCCGACCCCGTGGTCAGCGTCTCGGCAGACTCCACAAGCGTGCAGGAAGGAGACAACCTGTCCTTCACTCTGACGGCGATGCCTCAACCCGCGTCCGCCCTGACGGTCAACTTGGATTGGAGATTCGGTGGAGACCCCGCGACCCGCCACAGCCTCGCCGGCACCCCCCCGGATACGGCCACGATCCCCACCTCCGGTACCGCCAAGGTTACGGTGGCCACCACCGATGACAACGCCGACAACCCTGACGATACGCCGGTGACGATCAGTATCGACTCGGGCGCCGGCTACATTAACGGCCAGGTTCTTCGTCCGCGAAACGCGAGCATCACCATCAGAGACAACGACTGATGGACGGGGCCGCCGGCGCGGGATCGGCCGCGCCGGCTGCGCCGGCTGCGTCGTGACGGCGGCCGGTGCGCTACGGTCACGCTTCCGCGGGGATGCGCCTGCCGAGCGCCGTGCGGTCTGCTTTCATTTGTAGAACGCCATCCACACGTCGATCACCCACTTTTCCGGAACCGGCTCTGTTGGACGTGGTGTTCCGCATCTTGAGCGGCCCCCGCTCAGCTCTGGAGCCGTGCAGAGCGTGTACGAGAAGGTTCGCCCAGCAGTCGCCCCACCGAATGAACACGTAGTGGACATACTGTATACATAAACGACGTGTACTATACGAACAGGACATCATATATAGCTATTTTCGATATCTTTTATTGATGTTTCGTAGACTCGATCTGCCGCCCCGCAGTATCATCCTGTGCCATGAGAGAGTTGTTCACAATCACATGCTCGCCCCAGCCAGGGCCGGCCATGCCGGGACCGCACGGTCGGCTCCGGACCGGCCTGCCGGTCGCGGTCGGGTTGGGTCTCCTGCTGCTCGCACTCGCGGGGCTCACGGGGTGCACGCAGGCGTCTCCTCCCCTGTCCAGCTCGCAGGAACCGGTAGCAGACCCCGGCATCGCCACCGCCGGCGAGACTCCCGAGCCTCCCGTTGACGGCGACACGACGCAGACGGACACGACGCAGGCGGACACGGCGCAGACGGAAACGCCAGTGCCGGTGCCGCGGGTGACCATCAAGGCACTCGTCCAGTACGTGACGGTGGGGGGCGTGCTGCGGTTCAGGATGACCGCGGATCCGGCGCCCAGCGCTCCCCTGAGGGTCAACTTGCGGTGGAGTGATCCGGTACACGTCCTCGTAACACGTCCATGGACGGTCACGATTCCCACCTCAGGGACGGCCGACTTTTCGGCAGCCACCCTCGCCACCGCCGTCATCGGCCCGCGCCGGCACGGCGACACCGCATCGGTGCTTGTCCTTGTCGGAGAGGGCACGGGCTACACGGGCGCCAATACGGGGGTGGGCGTCACCGTACGCGGAAAAACGGCCTACACCCTGGTGAGCATCACGGCACACCCTTTGCTCTTGTACGAGGGCGAACCCGTGACGATTACGGTGACGTCGGATCCGCCGCCCGTGTTCCCCATCACGGTCAAACTGAATTGGCTGGAAGCCCACCGATTCGCTGAAACCCCTCCGCAAACGGTCAAGGTTCCCGCCTCCGGGACGGCTTCGTTTGCGTTGGCCACAAAGAATGACCTCGTCGACAACTATGGTGATGCTTCCATCGTAGGTGTCTCGATCGATCGTCGTA
This genomic window contains:
- the rho gene encoding transcription termination factor Rho, which codes for MSDDQVSTSSVGNQHDPSQGDGVTAPPAAASTEPAAAAPGARPAPPPEEYEAPPPRRTEIGNGERPSRRGRKRRLRVELVKDTGGNGQPGNERPEYERGRSDRSRGRRDMDGNHLDGPPSGRRRGRSRGRGMPQMSAVQPEPVVLTGDEEKLHINELSVKPITALREMAVELGCNQEMLVSMKKQELIFTILKRHTERNGVIYAHGALEILPDGYGFLRSPNYSYLPGPDDIYISPSQIRLFNLKTGDTVSGQIRSPKEQERFFAMLRVERVNFDEPSVAQTRIPFESLTPLYPQERINMETKSGEPATRMINLFCPIGKGQRGLIVSPPRAGKTVIMQRIANAITENDPGIFLIVLLIDERPEEVTDMQRNVQGEVVSSTFDEQATRHVQVAEMVIEKAKRLVEHGKDVVILLDSITRLARAYNQTVPTSGKILSGGVDSNALHKPKRFFGAARNVEHGGSLTIVATALIETGSRMDEVIFEEF
- a CDS encoding response regulator, whose translation is MSDHSSTSRILIVDDEVINLELFEVMLSRLGFDVEMASGGEQALAMLPEVKPDLIVLDNMMPGLTGWEVTQRIKNAPEYAAFRHVPIIMFTAMDQIADRIEGLELGVDDYITKPFNFSEVLARIRAVLHRHELAGQLARREHRLGIIEALNESLIFFSQHVRAPLEDQVERAAALLRDEDNDADALRAFAASASERARDVLAALGELEEQISEVRGEGDRLKAGDLSLEELQALIHDRLSGHEVAPDADR
- the lnt gene encoding apolipoprotein N-acyltransferase, which produces MSTPSAPGPAAGFASALVRLLRTTAGEVGLLLLSAVLFALAHPSVASEWGWGALAFIAVAPVFLVLRRAGWLQVVLYGALYGYVSYALYNYWLATFHPLAIIIVPVVYMGYLVILFPLLKLADHLFPRYGYLVQVLLWVGYELVKSLGFLGYSYGTMGYTQYRWVDFIQIAGVAGVWGVSLLVVAASALVARLLAHALDARSAPWRRLTLARFWREQRIPVVCWAVLMAANVAYGAAARNDYEAERQWRVALVQQNIDPWRGGFYAYEKSLEVLLRLSDEALREDPEIVIWSETSFVPGIDWHTRHRRDPRRFALVKRLRTYLDRQTVPFVVGNDDGQLERTDEGEVRVDYNAAILFKKGEIVDTYRKIRLVPFTESFPFKEQLPGIYQWLKDADTHFWKQGTEYVVFDSGMAGERGVRFSTPICFEDTFGYLGREFVRHGAQVLVNMTNDSWSFSVPAEMQHMMMGVFRAVENRRSVVRSTNGGMTVTIDPDGLITGMLEPFTADYLIGTVPVVDGPATVYTRWGDWFGVAALCAGLGALLAGLAVRLAGRTVR
- a CDS encoding integration host factor subunit beta, whose amino-acid sequence is MGHDGKLTKAEIIEMIHPEVDISKKHIHQVLGLFFDAVKAGLFDRQTIELRGFGTFEIRVRKGRKARNPKTGASVEVGDHGVVAFRPGQELKKRAWQIRD
- the rpsT gene encoding 30S ribosomal protein S20 — protein: MPSSISAAKRQRQNQKRRMRNRAALSRVRTTIRTLREAVADESVTAEQMTAVTRQLDRAVSKGVLKRNTAARRKRRLQRLVAGKLAS